In Parabacteroides timonensis, the genomic stretch GTTCGTATAAGTTCTACTTCGATGCACATTTGGGAAGAGCTAAATTAGTCCGAGTAAATTAATCTATAATATTGAAACTGGTATGAGAAAGCAATTATTAATAACATGTCTGTTACTGTTGGCATTATGTGGTTATGCACAGCAGATAACAGTTAAAGGAATAGTAACTTCCGCTACCGACAGCGAGCCGCTGATCGGAGCTACGATACAGATCAAAGGTGCCGGCAGCGGGACTATAACGGGCATCGACGGTGATTATACATTGGCAAATGTCAACCCCAATGCGATACTTATATTCTCTTCCATAGGTTATGAGACCCAGGAGGTCCGTATCAATGGACAACCGACAGTCAATGTAGTCATGAAAGAAGCGAGCGAGTTGCTCGACGAAGTGGTAGTGATCGGTTATGGTGCCGTGAAAAGAAGTGACCTGACAAGTTCCATTTCTACCGTGAAAGGGGAACAGATCACGGAAATGACTACCGGTAATGCGATGGATGCCCTCCAGGGGAAAGTAAACGGCGTGCAGGTCACCAGTGGTGGTGGCCCGGGCACCCAGCCCAAGGTATTGATCCGCGGTGTGACGACAGTCAACGGTAGCGACCCGTTGTATGTAGTCGACGGTATGCCTGTCGGTACAAACATCAACTTCCTGAACAGCAACGACATCGAATCGATGGAGGTATTGAAGGACGCTTCTGCGGCTGCCATCTACGGTACCCGCGGTTCAAACGGTGTTATCCTGATCACGACCAAGAAAGGGTCTGCCGGAAAAACACGCTTCAACTTCAGCACTTCAGTAGGTTTCCAGACTATCGCTAATCCGAATATGGCTAAGGCTTCGGAATACGAACAGGTATTCAAAGCCCGTTATACCAACGACGGACGTACTCCGATATGGAACAGTAAAGACGGTATCACCGATGCCGAAGGTACCGATTGGTGGGATCAGGTCGTGAACAAGACTGCGCTCGTACAGAACTATTCATTCGGCCTTTCGGGAGGTAATGAAAAACTGGTCTATAACCTGAGTCTGGGATATTTCCGCAATAACTCCCAATATGATGTAGGTTACTGGGACAAGATCAATGCCCGCCTGAACACGGAATACACCTTCAACAAATACGTGAAAATGGGATTCGATATGGCCCCGCGCGTAGAATCGTGGGACGATACCCCCAACCAGTTCGGAGCAGCTATGTCGATGGACCCGACAACTGCTGTTTTCAAGCCGGAATCGGAATGGGTCGACAATATGTACAGTAACTACGCACGTTCCAACAACAACGAGACAGTAAACCCCGCCGGTGCAATCTCACGCCAGAATGCACATTCCCGCGAGTACGGATTCATCGTGAACCCTTACTTACAGATCACACCGATGAAAGGCCTGACTTTACGTACCCAGTTCGGTGCCAATGCACATATCCGCCGTTCGGACTCATTCACACCGAAGTACTATATCCATTCGCAGGAAAAATCTGATTTGAGCAATGTATCCCGCGAAATGCAGGAATGGCTCGACTGGAACTGGACAAACACGGCTAACTATATGACTACCATCGCTCAGAAGCATAACCTGAATGCGATGGTCGGATTCACAGCTGAACGTTTTGCCGCCTACCAGATGAAAGCGGGTCGCGACGAAGTGCCTAATAACTCGGACAACCTACAGGAAGTAAATGCCGGTACGATCGTAAAAACAGCCGATGGTAAAACTTCCTACAATACACTGATCTCCTATCTGGGACGTCTTATGTATAACTACGACAGCCGTTATTACCTGACAGCATCCGTACGTGCCGACGGTTCTTCCAAGTTCCCCACAGGAAACAAATATGCCGTATTCCCCTCCGTGTCAGCCGCCTGGCGTGTGATCGGCGAAGAGTTTATGGCCGACCAGAAGATATTCAACAACCTGAAACTCCGCGGAGGCTGGGGTCGCGTAGGTAACCAGAATATTGACAACTCCGCTTATCTGACCCTGCTCAATGCAGCCGACTATGTATTCGGTTCGAATGCTGACCGTGTGAGCGGTACTTCCGTTTCCTCCGTAGGTAACAACACACTGAAATGGGAAACAGTAGAAGACTGGAACGTAGGTGTCGATATGTCTTTCCTCGATTCACGCCTGGACGCTACATTCGATATCTATCAGAAGAAATCGACAGACATGCTTTATAAGAAACAAAACATTTACGCTGTGGGATATCCCGACTGGAACAGCCAGGTGTGGATGAATATCGGTAGCATGAAGGCTAACGGTTGGGAATTGAGCCTCAACTGGCGCGATAAAGTAGGAGAGTTCTCATACAACGCAGGTATCAACTTATCGTCTGTAAAAAATAAAGCAATCAAGTTCTCCGGTGACGGAGCCGTCCTTACCGGTGCTTTCAACCAGGATCAGATCATCCGCAATGAAGATGGCGGCGAAATCTCCCGCTTCTACGGTTATGTGGCAGACGGACTGTTCCAGAACTGGGATGAAGTATATGCCCACACCGACGAACACGGAACACTGATACAAGCAAATGCACAGCCCGGCGATATCCGCTTCAAGGATATGAACCATGACGGTATACTGGATGAAAACGATAAGACCTGGATCGGTAACCCTTATCCCGACCTGTTGCTCGGATTCAATATCGGATTCAACTACAAGAACTTCGACTTTGCCGCCAACTTCTACGGAACATTCGGCAACGATATCTATAATACGACTAAAGGGTTGTATGCCGGAACCAGCGGCTCGAACGTATACGCCGGAACATTAGGCAAGGTTTGGAGCGGCGAAGGAACCAGCAACGATATCCCACGCTTGTCGGTAAACGATACGAACCTGAACTACACACGTGTATCCAGTTTCTATGTGGAAGACGGTTCCTACATGCGTTGTAAACTGCTTCAATTAGGTTATACTATTCCGAAGCACTTGTTGAAAGGTATGGACCTGCGCGTTTCATTCTCTGCTCAGAATCCGTTCACGATCACCGGTTATTCGGGTATGGACCCGGAACGTCCGCAGATCGGTAAAGACGGTAGCGTGATCGAGACCGGTATCGACAACATCGCTTACCCGAACCCACGCACATTCTTATTCGGTATTGACTTTAAATTTTAATCCTTTTA encodes the following:
- a CDS encoding SusC/RagA family TonB-linked outer membrane protein, whose protein sequence is MRKQLLITCLLLLALCGYAQQITVKGIVTSATDSEPLIGATIQIKGAGSGTITGIDGDYTLANVNPNAILIFSSIGYETQEVRINGQPTVNVVMKEASELLDEVVVIGYGAVKRSDLTSSISTVKGEQITEMTTGNAMDALQGKVNGVQVTSGGGPGTQPKVLIRGVTTVNGSDPLYVVDGMPVGTNINFLNSNDIESMEVLKDASAAAIYGTRGSNGVILITTKKGSAGKTRFNFSTSVGFQTIANPNMAKASEYEQVFKARYTNDGRTPIWNSKDGITDAEGTDWWDQVVNKTALVQNYSFGLSGGNEKLVYNLSLGYFRNNSQYDVGYWDKINARLNTEYTFNKYVKMGFDMAPRVESWDDTPNQFGAAMSMDPTTAVFKPESEWVDNMYSNYARSNNNETVNPAGAISRQNAHSREYGFIVNPYLQITPMKGLTLRTQFGANAHIRRSDSFTPKYYIHSQEKSDLSNVSREMQEWLDWNWTNTANYMTTIAQKHNLNAMVGFTAERFAAYQMKAGRDEVPNNSDNLQEVNAGTIVKTADGKTSYNTLISYLGRLMYNYDSRYYLTASVRADGSSKFPTGNKYAVFPSVSAAWRVIGEEFMADQKIFNNLKLRGGWGRVGNQNIDNSAYLTLLNAADYVFGSNADRVSGTSVSSVGNNTLKWETVEDWNVGVDMSFLDSRLDATFDIYQKKSTDMLYKKQNIYAVGYPDWNSQVWMNIGSMKANGWELSLNWRDKVGEFSYNAGINLSSVKNKAIKFSGDGAVLTGAFNQDQIIRNEDGGEISRFYGYVADGLFQNWDEVYAHTDEHGTLIQANAQPGDIRFKDMNHDGILDENDKTWIGNPYPDLLLGFNIGFNYKNFDFAANFYGTFGNDIYNTTKGLYAGTSGSNVYAGTLGKVWSGEGTSNDIPRLSVNDTNLNYTRVSSFYVEDGSYMRCKLLQLGYTIPKHLLKGMDLRVSFSAQNPFTITGYSGMDPERPQIGKDGSVIETGIDNIAYPNPRTFLFGIDFKF